In a single window of the Notamacropus eugenii isolate mMacEug1 chromosome 4, mMacEug1.pri_v2, whole genome shotgun sequence genome:
- the SHARPIN gene encoding sharpin has product MAPPAGGGEEAEGLPLEEAAVLVEVRGLGPGSGPDGPWRLQLNAEASRPGHFRLALQGSGSPPGEGFQWPLEAVTCTSRGPCELQLQPPKDGPGPALLTLCFRDAQDAERWGALLEGARDPAPRGSAAASPASAPAPAPGLLPPTTATPPPASEAEALWSPQDCSEKEELAHRLTQAICGGDEQGAAQAAAALAQRQVPLSILLQETCFPPGPIRVQVTVEDTASSAHISLRVHPHSTVAALQEQVFKEYGFPPRVQRWVIGRCLCVPERSLASYGVQRDGDPAFLYLLSGPPGPRSARPPGRGLEASEKSNGEISSLLAQQPGLPQASSLAPTHLSGCLQVGWSCPSCTFINAPGRPGCEMCSTEQPTFRSPQPEASTPQPPKFTRRGEDMPFPPALDP; this is encoded by the exons ATGGCGCCGCCTGCAGGCGGGGGCGAGGAGGCGGAGGGGCTGCCGCTCGAGGAGGCGGCGGTGCTGGTAGAGGTGCGGGGCCTGGGGCCTGGCTCCGGGCCCGATGGGCCGTGGCGGCTGCAGCTGAACGCGGAGGCCTCGAGGCCGGGGCACTTCCGCCTGGCGCTGCAGGGCTCTGGGAGCCCCCCCGGG GAGGGCTTTCAGTGGCCCCTGGAAGCCGTGACCTGCACCAGCCGTGGCCCCTGCGAGCTGCAGCTGCAGCCGCCCAAGGACGGGCCCGGGCCGGCGCTGCTGACCCTGTGCTTCCGCGATGCCCAGGACGCCGAGCGCTGGGGCGCCCTGCTGGAGGGAGCCCGGGACCCTGCCCCGCGGGGCTCAG CGGCGGCCAgccctgcctctgcccctgcccctgccccaggCCTTCTGCCCCCTACCACCGCCACCCCGCCGCCAGCTTCTGAGGCCGAGGCCCTGTGGAGCCCCCAGGACTGTTCTGAGAAAG AGGAGCTGGCCCACCGTCTGACCCAGGCAATCTGCGGGGGAGATGAGCAGGGAGCAGCCCAAGCGGCAGCCGCCCTGGCGCAGAGGCAAGTCCCTCTCAGCATCCTGCTCCAGGAGACCTGCTTCCCTCCAGGGCCCATCAG GGTGCAGGTCACAGTGGAGGACACAGCGTCATCAGCTCACATCTCCCTCCGGGTCCATCCTCACAGCACGGTAGCAGCCCTGCAGGAACAG GTGTTCAAGGAGTATGGCTTCCCGCCTCGGGTGCAGCGCTGGGTGATAGGTCGTTGTTTGTGTGTGCCCGAAAGGAGCTTGGCCTCCTACGGGGTGCAGAGAGATGGAGACCCCGCCTTCCTCTACCTGCTTTCTGGGCCCCCTGGGCCTCGCAGTGCTCGACCTCCAG GCCGGGGACTAGAGGCCAGCGAGAAGTCAAACGGGGAGATCAGCTCCCTCCTCGCCCAGCAACCAGGGCTTCCCCAAGCCTCAAGTCTAGCCCCCACCCACCTTTCTGGATGCCTACAG GTCGGCTGGTCTTGCCCTTCTTGCACTTTCATCAATGCTCCTGGGCGACCAGGGTGCGAGATGTGCAGCACCGAACAACCAACGTTCCGAAGTCCCCAGCCAGAGGCTTCTACTCCACAGCCCCCAAAG TTTACAAGGCGGGGAGAGGACATGCCGTTCCCCCCAGCATTGGATCCTTAA
- the CYC1 gene encoding cytochrome c1, heme protein, mitochondrial: MAASGAAGRLSVLGLRRAHGRVLLGGARPGALVLRLPQAATMSSFSNLSRGRKVVLSALGVLAAGGAGLAVALHTAVGASDLELHPPSYPWSHRGFLSSLDHSSIRRGFQVYKQVCSSCHSMDYLAYRHLVGVCYTESEAKALAEEIEVQDGPNEDGEMFMRPGKLSDYFPKPYPNPEAARAANNGALPPDLSYIIRARHGGEDYVFSLLTGYCDPPAGVSLREGLYFNAYFPGQAIAMAPPIYNEVLEYDDGTPATMSQVAKDVATFLRWASEPEHDHRKLMGLKMLLMFALLTPLIYAMKRHKWSVLKSRKLAYRPPK; this comes from the exons ATGGCGGCGTCCGGGGCTGCGGGGCGCTTGTCTGTGCTGGGGCTTCGGCGCGCCCACGGCCGGGTCCTGCTGGGCGGCGCTAGGCCCGGTGCTCTCGTGCTGCGGCTGCCCCAG GCTGCCACAATGTCATCATTCTCAAACCTCTCGAGGGGCCGAAAGGTAGTGCTATCAGCCCTGGGCGTGCTAGCAGCTGGAGGTGCAGGGCTTGCTGTGGCCCTGCACACTGCAGTAGGTGCCAGTGACCTAGAGCTACACCCACCAAGCTACCCCTGGTCTCACCGAGGCTTCCTCTCCTCCTTGGACCATAGCAG CATTCGCCGGGGTTTCCAGGTGTATAAGCAGGTGTGCTCTTCCTGCCACAGCATGGACTACTTGGCTTATCGCCATTTGGTGGGTGTGTGCTACACTGAATCAGAAGCCAAGGCCTTGGCAGAGGAG ATAGAGGTTCAGGATGGCCCTAATGAAGATGGAGAGATGTTCATGAGGCCAGGGAAGCTTTCTGACTATTTCCCCAAGCCCTACCCTAACCCTGAGGCTGCTCGGGCTGCCAACAATGGGGCACTACCCCCCGACCTCAGCTACATCATCCGAGCCAG GCACGGCGGTGAGGATTATGTCTTTTCCCTGCTCACGGGATACTGTGACCCACCTGCTGGAGTCTCCCTTCGAGAGGGCCTTTACTTCAATGCCTACTTCCCTGGCCAGGCCATTGCCATGGCTCCTCCCATCTACAATGAGGTCCTTGAGTATGATGATG GTACACCAGCCACTATGTCACAAGTAGCAAAGGATGTGGCCACCTTCCTGCGTTGGGCATCTGAACCAGAGCATGATCATCGCAAACTCATGGGACTTAAG ATGCTGCTAATGTTTGCTTTGCTGACCCCCCTCATCTACGCCATGAAAAGGCACAAGTGGTCAGTGCTGAAGAGTCGGAAACTGGCATACCGGCCCCCTAAGTGA